From a single Papaver somniferum cultivar HN1 unplaced genomic scaffold, ASM357369v1 unplaced-scaffold_133, whole genome shotgun sequence genomic region:
- the LOC113333697 gene encoding gamma carbonic anhydrase 1, mitochondrial-like — protein sequence MGTLGKAIYTVGFWIRETGQAMDRLGSRLQGNYYFHEQLSRHRTLMNMFDKAPSVSKDAFVAPSASIIGDVQIGRASSIWYGCVLRGDVNHISVGSGTNIQDNSLIHVAKTNLKGKVLPTVIGDNVTVGHSAVLHGCTVEDESFVGMGATLLDGVVVEKHGMVAAGALVRQDTRIPSGEVWGGNPAKFLRKLTEEEIAFISKSATNYSNLAQVHAAENAKGFEEIEFEKALRKKHAHKDEEYDSMLGVVREVPPELILPDNILPGDRTPKVAA from the exons ATGGGTACGTTGGGAAAAGCGATCTACACGGTTGGATTTTGGATTCGCGAAACTGGTCAAGCAATGGATCGTCTTGGTTCTCGACTTCAAGGAAACTATTACTTCCATGAACAAT TATCAAGGCATAGGACATTGATGAATATGTTTGACAAAGCTCCTAGTGTTTCTAAGGATGCATTTGTGGCTCCTAGTGCATCTATTATCGGAGATGTACAAATTGGAAGAGCATCATCAATTTGGTATGGATGTGTTTTGAGAG GTGATGTTAACCATATCAGTGTTGGATCCGGAACGAATATCCAGGACAACTCTCTTATTCATGTAGCAAAAACAAATCTCAAAGGGAAGGTATTACCGACCGTTATCGGAGACAACGTTACCGTAG GTCATAGTGCTGTTTTACATGGTTGCACTGTTGAAGATGAGTCATTTGTCGGTATGGGTGCTACCTTGCTTGATGGTGTGGTTGTTGAGAAGCATGGCATGGTTGCTGCTGGAGCTCTTGTTAGGCAGGACACGAGGATTCCAAGTGGGGAG GTTTGGGGAGGAAATCCAGCGAAGTTCCTGAGGAAGCTTACAGAAGAAGAGATAGCGTTCATTTCTAAGTCGGCCACCAACTACTCCAACTTAGCACAAGTTCATGCGGCTGAGAATGCCAAGGGTTTTGAGGAGATCGAGTTTGAGAAGGCTTTACGCAAGAAGCATGCTCACAAAGATGAGGAGTACGATTCTATGTTGGGTGTTGTTCGTGAAGTGCCCCCAGAACTAATCCTTCCTGATAACATCCTACCAGGAGACAGAACACCCAAAGTTGCTGCTTAA